A single Glycine soja cultivar W05 chromosome 14, ASM419377v2, whole genome shotgun sequence DNA region contains:
- the LOC114384372 gene encoding uncharacterized protein LOC114384372, with protein MKKLCPNLTREDGLETVLEVPIPEEIFTIKSGTSRAWHNMKSWMKPNVESSRSSSLFGGQNTDIQLLLGVVGAPLIPLPITSHNQPITIKSHNTEASMAKYIVKQYVAAVGGESALNSVESMYAMGEVRVGSEFSAGEECVSSKKMGKVKKVQMKGELGGFVVWQKKPELWCLELVVSGYKISAGSDGKVAWRQTPFHHSHASRGPPRPLRRLLQGLDPRSTGNLFNNSICIGEKTVNNEECFILKLEADSNSLRTRSSSNVEIIRHTVWGYFSQRTGLLVQLEDSHLLKLKSNASDAIFWETNMESLIQDYRTVDGINIAHGGKTWVALSRFGEGPESHSRTRIKEVWQIEEVDFNIKGLSMDCFLPPRDLMRDEEKRVEECRVVASNSKLPYKIQSASSFKISVSKVAAVNVDDSSASETDDEDV; from the exons aTGAAGAAGCTCTGTCCCAATCTTACTCGCGAGGATGGGCTCGAAACGGTGCTGGAGGTTCCTAttccagaggagattttcaccATCAAAAGTGGAACCAGCAGAGCTTGGCATAACATGAAGTCATGGATGAAGCCAAATGTTGAATCTTCAAGATCATCATCACTCTTTGGAGGCCAAAACACAGATATCCAACTATTGCTTGGTGTTGTTGGAGCGCCATTGATCCCTCTCCCTATAACCTCTCACAACCAACCTATCACCATTAAATCCCATAACACT GAGGCTTCGATGGCGAAATACATAGTGAAACAGTACGTGGCGGCTGTGGGAGGAGAGAGTGCTTTGAATTCGGTGGAAAGCATGTATGCAATGGGGGAGGTGAGAGTAGGGTCAGAGTTTTCAGCAGGGGAAGAATGTGTGAGTAGCAAGAAGATGGGGAAGGTAAAGAAGGTGCAGATGAAAGGGGAATTGGGAGGGTTTGTTGTGTGGCAGAAGAAGCCAGAACTGTGGTGTTTGGAACTGGTTGTTTCTGGGTACAAAATCAGTGCCGGGAGTGATGGGAAAGTGGCATGGAGGCAAACACCTTTCCACCATTCTCATGCTTCTCGTGGCCCACCAAGACCACTTAGGCGTTTACTTCAG GGTCTTGATCCAAGGTCTACGGGCAATTTGTTCAACAACTCCATATGCATAGGAGAGAAGACAGTGAATAATGAAGAATGTTTCATATTGAAACTTGAAGCCGATTCCAATTCACTTCGAACAAGAAGTAGCAGCAACGTAGAGATTATTCGCCACACGGTGTGGGGCTACTTCAGCCAGAGAACAGGCCTTTTGGTCCAATTAGAAGACTCTCACTTGCTCAAACTCAAATCCAATGCAAGTGATGCCATATTTTGGGAAACCAACATGGAGTCCCTAATACAAGACTACAGAACTGTAGATGGCATTAACATAGCACACGGGGGGAAGACTTGGGTCGCATTGTCAAGGTTTGGTGAAGGCCCTGAGAGCCATTCTAGGACAAGAATAAAAGAGGTTTGGCAAATTGAAGAAGTGGATTTTAACATCAAAGGGTTGTCCATGGATTGCTTCCTACCACCTCGTGATTTGATGAGAGATGAAGAAAAAAGGGTAGAAGAGTGCCGGGTGGTTGCAAGCAATTCAAAGTTGCCCTATAAAATTCAATCtgcttcttcttttaagattaGTGTTTCCAAAGTAGCTGCCGTTAACGTGGATGATTCAAGTGCTAGTGAAACTGATGATGAGGATGTGTAA
- the LOC114383529 gene encoding uncharacterized protein LOC114383529 translates to MLVTEDKSHVVVAIDNDGCCHRSSAGGEGFADAGERSDEEQRSSHDSGTEIVGVCEKERGSECSVEVDLVPEVKVHLANVERDCRICHLSMDMTNHESGTSIELGCSCKDDLAAAHKQCAEVWFKIKGNKTCEICGSVARNVAGAIEIQMTEQWNEANDASTAPPSGPAPPTETRNFWQGHRFLNFLLACMVFAFVISWLFHFNVPS, encoded by the exons ATGTTGGTTACTGAGGACAAGTCTCATGTCGTTGTTGCCATAGACAATGATGGCTGTTGTCACCGGAGCTCTGCCGGCGGCGAGGGTTTCGCCGACGCCGGCGAACGGTCAGATGAGGAGCAAAGGTCCTCTCATGATTCTGGCACCGAGATTGTGGGAGTGTGTGAGAAGGAGAGAGGATCAGAGTGTTCTGTGGAGGTGGATCTGGTTCCTGAGGTTAAGGTGCATTTGGCCAATGTGGAGAGGGATTGTAGGATTTGCCATCTCAGCATGGATATGACCAACCATGAATCTGGGACTTCCATTGAATTGGGATGCTCTTGCAAGGATGATTTGGCTGCTGCTCACAAGCAGTGTGCTGAGGTTTGGTTCAAGATCAAGGGAAACAA AACTTGTGAAATCTGTGGATCGGTTGCACGCAATGTAGCTGGAGctattgaaattcaaatgacagAACAGTGGAATGAGGCAAATGATGCTTCCACGGCCCCACCATCTGGACCAGCACCACCCACAGAAACTCGAAATTTCTGGCAGGGTCACCGTTTTTTGAATTTCCTGCTAGCCTGTATGGTCTTTGCCTTTGTCATATCCTGGCTTTTTCACTTTAATGTGCCCTCTTGA